One genomic window of Halobellus limi includes the following:
- the argF gene encoding ornithine carbamoyltransferase yields MLETDHFLDIDDLTTDELQTVLDRAAAIKAGEDAVQLSDQTLGMLFEKPSTRTRISFETGMTQLGGHAIFLGPDDIQLGHGEPLSDTSRVLSRYVDAVMARLFDHEDLLEIAEYSDVPVVNGLTDDAHPCQTLADLLTIDEAFGGFDDVQAAWVGDGNNVGQSFVIGAAMVGLDLTVATPEDYGMDDDVLEQAADLGHEPTIVDDPKDAVDDADVVYTDVWISMGQEDQRHEKLAAFDGYQVNERLLADSDAQVMHCLPAHRGEEITDDVLESDRALVWDQAENRLHAQKGLLVELLDA; encoded by the coding sequence ATGCTCGAAACCGACCACTTCCTCGACATCGACGACCTGACGACCGACGAACTGCAGACGGTCCTCGACCGCGCCGCCGCGATCAAGGCCGGAGAGGACGCGGTCCAACTCTCCGATCAGACGCTCGGGATGCTCTTCGAGAAGCCGAGCACCCGCACGCGGATCTCCTTCGAGACCGGGATGACACAGCTCGGCGGCCACGCCATCTTCCTCGGCCCCGACGACATCCAGCTCGGTCACGGCGAGCCCCTCTCTGACACCTCTCGGGTCCTCTCGCGGTACGTCGACGCCGTGATGGCCCGACTGTTCGACCACGAGGACTTACTGGAGATCGCCGAGTACTCCGACGTCCCGGTCGTCAACGGCCTCACCGACGACGCCCACCCCTGTCAGACGCTCGCGGACCTGTTGACGATCGACGAGGCCTTCGGCGGCTTCGACGACGTGCAGGCCGCCTGGGTCGGCGACGGCAACAACGTCGGCCAGTCGTTCGTGATCGGCGCGGCGATGGTCGGACTGGATCTGACGGTCGCGACGCCGGAGGACTACGGGATGGACGACGACGTCCTCGAACAGGCGGCGGACCTCGGCCACGAGCCGACGATCGTCGACGACCCGAAGGACGCCGTCGACGACGCCGACGTCGTCTACACCGACGTGTGGATCTCGATGGGCCAGGAGGACCAGCGTCACGAGAAACTGGCGGCCTTCGACGGCTACCAGGTGAACGAGCGCCTGCTCGCCGACTCCGACGCGCAGGTGATGCACTGTCTGCCCGCCCACCGCGGCGAGGAGATCACCGACGACGTGCTCGAATCCGACCGCGCGCTCGTCTGGGACCAGGCCGAGAACCGCCTGCACGCCCAGAAGGGGCTGCTCGTCGAACTGCTCGACGCCTGA
- a CDS encoding [LysW]-lysine hydrolase: MNHGVFEVEENLTEGLTDAQTLLADLVSIPSPSGDEGAATERLKAFFEEHDREVWIDEVGNVRAPADDSVLLTSHIDTVPGDVPVKVENGVLWGRGSVDATGPLAAMAVAAVETGVSFVGVVQEETSSRGAWHLVEDRDAPEAVINGEPSGWDGITLGYRGFLSGTYVSTSELGHSSRPEDNAIQSAVNWWSSVAEFFDEDESDGVFDTVTTKPVRFDGGPTEDGLAVEATVDVQFRVPPKFTIDDIREVAEGELTRGGVHWEKPIPPVMTSPRTEVARAFRVGIREAGGEPRLLRKTGTSDMNIFAGTWDCPMATYGPGDSELDHAPNEHLDLAEYDSSIDVLVDVCERLQE, encoded by the coding sequence ATGAACCACGGCGTCTTCGAAGTCGAAGAGAACCTCACCGAGGGGCTGACCGACGCGCAGACGCTGCTCGCGGACCTGGTCTCGATCCCCTCTCCCTCGGGTGACGAGGGAGCCGCCACCGAGCGCCTGAAGGCCTTCTTCGAGGAACACGACCGCGAGGTGTGGATCGACGAGGTCGGCAACGTCCGCGCGCCCGCGGACGACTCGGTGCTTCTGACCTCTCACATCGACACCGTCCCCGGCGACGTCCCGGTGAAGGTCGAGAACGGCGTGCTGTGGGGTCGCGGGAGCGTGGACGCCACTGGGCCGCTGGCGGCGATGGCCGTCGCGGCCGTCGAGACCGGCGTCTCCTTCGTCGGCGTCGTCCAGGAGGAGACCAGTTCCCGCGGCGCGTGGCACCTCGTCGAGGACCGCGACGCGCCCGAGGCGGTCATCAACGGCGAACCCTCCGGCTGGGACGGCATCACGCTCGGCTACCGCGGCTTCCTCTCGGGGACGTACGTCTCGACGAGCGAACTCGGCCACTCCTCGCGCCCGGAGGACAACGCGATCCAGTCGGCCGTCAACTGGTGGTCGAGCGTCGCGGAGTTCTTCGACGAGGACGAGTCCGACGGCGTCTTCGACACCGTGACGACGAAGCCGGTCCGCTTCGACGGCGGTCCCACCGAGGACGGCCTCGCCGTCGAGGCGACCGTCGACGTGCAGTTCCGCGTCCCGCCGAAGTTCACCATCGACGACATCAGGGAGGTCGCCGAGGGCGAACTCACCCGCGGCGGCGTCCACTGGGAGAAGCCGATTCCGCCGGTGATGACCAGCCCACGGACGGAGGTCGCCCGCGCGTTCCGCGTCGGGATCCGCGAGGCCGGCGGCGAGCCGAGGCTGCTCAGAAAGACCGGGACCAGCGACATGAACATCTTCGCCGGCACGTGGGACTGCCCGATGGCGACCTACGGCCCCGGCGACTCCGAGCTGGATCACGCGCCGAACGAACACCTCGACCTCGCGGAGTACGACAGCTCGATCGACGTGCTCGTCGACGTCTGCGAGCGCCTACAGGAGTGA
- a CDS encoding ATP-dependent DNA helicase codes for MAEIAEALDDQRDVLLEGAPGTGKTLSALVPALEYAQRTDKTVVITTNVHQQMRQFVSDARAITQEEPVRAVVFKGKSSMCHIDVEYQECQTLRDTTRTLVEKEEERAELTEQAEALLDRIREGAEGAGEARSAVTDELDTVESELEDLRDGNVCEHYYNNLVGSNDEFFEWLFADVRTPEEIYEYAEERQLCGYELLKEGMEAVDLVVCNYHHLLDPNIREQFFRWLGREPEDVVTVFDEAHNIESAARDHASRALTENTLEEALSELEDADDSRAEPAENVLSAFLGALRATYDDALGFGEREQVSDDWHDLSIANSDRRDDLTLAFLERYEGRGIDAEVDLALQLGRTLDREYEEAYREGEATTRTECQTLQAAQFVASWMADGGKLGQHPLCSVRRDSGTDEVYGRAELYTCIPREVTETLFEEVHASILMSATLRPFDVLEDVLGVEDPATMAYGLEYPEDRRRTLAVEAPALFSSDRADPDTQLAIADVLADAARFTPGNALLFFPSYAEAERYHDRLRGRSDVESQLLLDGSDVDTESLRQSFVESDDATLFTSLWGTLAEGVSFDGDDARTVAVVGVPYPHLSERLEAIQDAYDRAYDERDGAGWRYAVEIPTIRKTRQALGRVIRAPDDFGVRLLVDKRYTQKSVEMGKYGVRESFPREERAELVDVAPTKLKFSMLNFYADLDAYEGPPPRP; via the coding sequence ATGGCGGAGATCGCCGAGGCGTTAGACGACCAGCGGGACGTGCTCCTCGAAGGGGCGCCTGGAACCGGGAAAACGCTCTCGGCGCTCGTTCCGGCGCTCGAGTACGCCCAGCGGACCGACAAGACGGTGGTCATCACCACCAACGTCCACCAGCAGATGCGGCAGTTCGTGTCCGATGCCCGAGCCATCACGCAGGAGGAACCGGTGCGGGCGGTCGTCTTCAAGGGCAAGTCCTCGATGTGCCACATCGACGTCGAGTACCAGGAGTGTCAGACGCTGCGGGATACGACCCGGACGCTCGTGGAGAAAGAAGAAGAGCGCGCCGAACTCACAGAGCAGGCCGAGGCGCTCTTGGATCGAATTCGCGAGGGCGCGGAGGGTGCGGGCGAGGCCCGCAGCGCCGTGACCGACGAACTCGACACGGTCGAGTCCGAACTCGAAGACTTGCGCGACGGCAACGTCTGCGAGCACTACTACAACAACCTCGTCGGGTCGAACGACGAGTTCTTCGAGTGGCTCTTCGCGGACGTCCGGACGCCCGAGGAGATCTACGAGTACGCCGAGGAGCGACAGCTCTGCGGTTACGAACTGCTCAAGGAGGGGATGGAAGCCGTCGATCTGGTCGTCTGCAACTACCACCACCTGCTGGATCCGAACATCCGCGAGCAGTTCTTCCGGTGGCTGGGTCGCGAGCCCGAGGACGTCGTGACCGTCTTCGACGAGGCCCACAACATCGAGTCGGCCGCCCGCGACCACGCGAGCCGGGCCCTGACGGAGAACACCCTCGAAGAGGCGCTCTCGGAGCTGGAGGACGCCGACGACTCCCGCGCGGAACCGGCCGAGAACGTCCTCTCGGCGTTCCTGGGGGCGTTGCGGGCGACGTACGACGACGCGCTGGGGTTCGGCGAGCGCGAGCAGGTGAGCGACGACTGGCACGATCTCTCGATCGCGAACTCGGATCGGAGAGACGACCTGACGCTCGCCTTCCTGGAGCGCTACGAGGGCCGCGGCATCGACGCGGAGGTCGACCTCGCGCTCCAACTCGGGAGAACCCTCGACCGGGAGTACGAGGAAGCCTACCGCGAGGGCGAGGCGACGACGCGGACGGAGTGTCAGACCCTGCAGGCCGCGCAGTTCGTCGCCTCGTGGATGGCCGACGGCGGGAAACTCGGCCAGCACCCGCTGTGCTCGGTGCGTCGCGACTCAGGCACCGACGAGGTGTACGGGCGCGCGGAACTGTACACCTGCATCCCGAGAGAGGTCACCGAGACGCTGTTCGAGGAGGTCCACGCGAGCATCCTGATGTCGGCGACGCTGCGCCCCTTCGACGTCTTAGAGGACGTCCTCGGCGTCGAGGATCCGGCGACGATGGCCTACGGGCTCGAATACCCGGAGGACCGCCGCCGGACGCTCGCCGTGGAAGCGCCGGCGCTCTTCAGTTCCGACCGCGCGGACCCCGACACGCAGTTGGCGATCGCGGACGTACTGGCGGACGCCGCACGCTTCACGCCCGGGAACGCGCTTCTGTTCTTCCCTTCGTACGCCGAGGCCGAGCGGTACCACGACCGTCTCCGGGGTCGGTCCGACGTAGAAAGTCAGCTCCTGCTCGACGGCTCGGACGTCGACACGGAGTCCCTCCGGCAGTCGTTCGTCGAGAGCGACGACGCGACGCTCTTCACTTCGCTGTGGGGGACGCTCGCGGAGGGGGTGAGCTTCGACGGCGACGACGCTCGGACCGTCGCGGTCGTCGGCGTCCCGTACCCGCACCTCTCTGAGAGACTGGAGGCGATCCAGGACGCCTACGACCGCGCCTACGACGAACGGGACGGTGCGGGCTGGCGCTACGCGGTCGAGATCCCGACGATCCGGAAGACGCGGCAGGCGCTCGGACGCGTCATCCGCGCCCCCGACGACTTCGGCGTTCGGCTGCTCGTCGACAAGCGCTACACGCAGAAGAGCGTCGAGATGGGGAAGTACGGCGTTCGCGAGAGCTTCCCGCGGGAGGAGCGGGCCGAACTCGTCGACGTCGCGCCGACTAAACTGAAGTTCTCGATGCTGAACTTCTACGCCGACCTCGACGCCTACGAGGGACCGCCGCCGCGGCCGTAG
- a CDS encoding phosphate-starvation-inducible PsiE family protein — MDDPDADSEAPPRRLDAWIDRTASRIEDFINVVELAAAAIFALLFAIGVVDLALQIVETAADGNITDPLAVIDIIDTGLLLLIIVEVYQTVIAYTRRSETRRIVRLIIYTGIIAMVRKVIIFRTGEYATTGDALLAAAAYTLALVGLGVILLVEQRVVGD; from the coding sequence ATGGACGACCCGGACGCGGACTCCGAGGCCCCGCCGCGGCGGCTCGACGCGTGGATCGACCGAACAGCGAGTCGCATCGAGGACTTCATCAACGTCGTCGAACTCGCCGCGGCGGCGATCTTCGCGCTCCTTTTCGCCATCGGCGTCGTCGACCTCGCCCTTCAGATCGTCGAGACCGCGGCCGACGGGAACATCACCGACCCGCTGGCCGTCATCGACATCATCGACACGGGGCTGTTGCTCCTGATAATCGTCGAGGTCTACCAGACGGTCATCGCCTACACCCGGCGGAGCGAGACCCGCAGGATCGTCCGCCTGATCATCTACACCGGGATCATCGCGATGGTCCGAAAGGTGATCATCTTCCGGACCGGCGAGTACGCGACGACCGGGGACGCGCTCCTGGCGGCGGCCGCCTACACGCTCGCGCTGGTCGGACTGGGCGTCATCCTCCTCGTCGAGCAGCGGGTGGTCGGCGACTGA
- a CDS encoding DUF6789 family protein has product MATETNTTTTAQVTENTWQYGVAAGVVAGIVMGALMVMQMRPVLEVAIPSMYFLSGGAAGFTIHVAHGAVLGMVFAALASTQADLTTAKSLAFGVGYGVVLWVALAVLVMPVWLSAVGSPANPPLPNVSVMSLVGHVVYGAVLGGVYAGLQGR; this is encoded by the coding sequence ATGGCGACCGAAACGAACACGACGACGACAGCACAGGTAACCGAGAACACGTGGCAGTACGGCGTCGCCGCCGGCGTCGTGGCGGGCATCGTGATGGGCGCGCTGATGGTGATGCAGATGCGCCCCGTCCTCGAAGTCGCGATCCCCTCGATGTACTTCCTCTCGGGCGGCGCCGCGGGGTTCACGATTCACGTGGCCCACGGGGCGGTGTTGGGGATGGTCTTCGCCGCGCTCGCCTCGACGCAGGCCGACCTGACGACGGCGAAGAGTCTGGCCTTCGGCGTCGGCTACGGCGTGGTCCTGTGGGTCGCCCTCGCCGTCCTCGTGATGCCGGTCTGGCTCTCGGCCGTCGGCTCGCCGGCGAACCCGCCCCTGCCGAACGTGAGCGTGATGAGCCTCGTCGGCCACGTGGTCTACGGCGCGGTCCTCGGCGGCGTCTACGCCGGCCTGCAGGGACGCTGA